The genomic region GAAATTTGCTAATTGCTGAAAGCTAAAGACTGCCTGCTAATTGATAACTGTTTATTGATTATTGCTAATTGACATCCTGCCAATTCGTCCGAAAAAAACGCTTCAAAATCGATAATTCTGGCAATCAATCTTTAAAACCTGAAATAAGATACCTTTTCAAGTTTATGGCTTAGGCTTTGCTCATTTTATTTTCGAAAAAATTTGAAGGTATTATGAGTACAGATAATCCGTTATTGCAAGACTTCAAATATGCTCCGTTTTCAAAAATTAAAACGGAACATTTTAAGCCTGCCATTACCGAAGCCATACAATTAGCAAAATCAGAAATCGAAACCATCGCTTCAGCTGAAACTGAACCGACTTTCGAAAACACTATAGAAGAATTAGAATTTTCGGGAGAAAAACTAGATCGCGTCACCAGTATTTTCTTCAATCTTAATTCTGCAGAAACTAATGCTGAAATTCAGAAAATAGCTCAGGAAGTTTCTCCGCTACTCTCTGAATTCAGAAATGACATTATCCTAAACGAAGATTTGTTTAAACGTGTAAAAGCGGTTTATAAGCAAAAAGATCAGCTTAATCTCACCACAGAGCAAAAGACGCTATTAGATAAAAAATACAAAGCTTTTTCTAGAAATGGTGCCAATCTTCCAAAGGAAAAACAGGAAGAATTACGGGAAATCGATAAGCAACTTTCTGCGTTAAGCCTAAATTTTGGTGAGAATGTTTTGGCAGAAACCAACAAATTTGAGCTCCAGATCATCGATGAAAAAGATCTTGACGGTTTACCGGAAAGTTTTAAAGAGGAAGCAAAAAGCGTAGCTGAATCCAGCGACAAAGAAGGCTGGATTTTCACTTTAGACTACCCTAGTTATATCCCGTTTATGAAATATGCTAAAAAACGTGAGCTTCGTAAAAAAATGTCCCTTGCTTTTGGCGCAAAAGGATTTCATGGTGATGACTTAGACAATCAGAAAAATGTACTAAAAATCGCCAAACTAAGATATCAGCGAGCGCAACTTTTAGGTTTTGACACTCATGCACATTTTGTATTACAGGAGCGAATGGCTGAAACACCAGAAAAGGTTGATAATTTCTTAAATGAACTTCTGGAAAAAGCAAAACCAGCTGCTGAAAAGGAATTTGCTGCCCTTGAAAAATTCGCCAAGGAATTAGATCAAATCGACCGACTGGAAAAATGGGATTCAGCATACTACAGTGAAAAATTGAAGCAAAATTTATTCAATTTGGATGACGAAAAGCTAAAGCCTTATTTCAAATTAGAAAATGTAATCGATGGTGTTTTTACGGTGGCAAGCAAGTTATACGGACTTCAATTTAATGAAACCAAGGAGATAGAAAAATATCATCCAGATGTAAAAACATACAATGTTACCGATGAAAACGGCAATGACGTAGCCTTATTTTATGCCGATTTTCATCCAAGACCGGGAAAACGCGGTGGCGCCTGGATGACCGAATATAAATCACAATACGTTAAAAACAAAAAAGAAGAGCGTCCCCATGTATCGATTGTTTGCAATTTCACAAAGCCTACAAAATCAGAACCTTCATTATTAACTTTTAATGAAGTAACTACGCTTTTCCACGAATTTGGTCATGCCCTTCATGGCATGTTAGCCAACACAGTGTACCCAAGTTTATCGGGACCTAATGTATATTGGGATTTTGTAGAATTACCCAGTCAGGTTCTGGAAAACTGGTGTTATGAAAAAGAGGCGCTACAATTGTTTGCTAAGCACTATAAGACCGATGAGGCCATCCCGATGGAATTAGTAGAAAAAATTAAAGAGTCCTCTAATTTCCAGGAAGGAATGCAAACCCTTCGCCAATTAAGTTTCGGAATGTTAGATTTAAGCTGGCATGCGATTAACCCTTCTGATATCGACGATGTAAAAATGCATGAAAATAAAGCTTTTGAAGCTACGAAATTATACCCCGATGTTCCAGAGAATTGCATGAGTACGGCTTTTTCTCATATTTTCCAGGGAGGATATTCAGCGGGATATTATTCGTATAAATGGGCAGAAGTCTTAGATGCCGATGCATTTGAATACTTCAAAGAACAAGGAATTTTTAGTAAAGAAGTAGCTGATAAATTCAAAAACAATATTCTTTCTATGGGAGGAACAGAGCATCCGATGACGCTTTACAAACGCTTCCGCGGAAAAGAGCCGCAACCCGATG from Zunongwangia profunda SM-A87 harbors:
- a CDS encoding M3 family metallopeptidase — protein: MSTDNPLLQDFKYAPFSKIKTEHFKPAITEAIQLAKSEIETIASAETEPTFENTIEELEFSGEKLDRVTSIFFNLNSAETNAEIQKIAQEVSPLLSEFRNDIILNEDLFKRVKAVYKQKDQLNLTTEQKTLLDKKYKAFSRNGANLPKEKQEELREIDKQLSALSLNFGENVLAETNKFELQIIDEKDLDGLPESFKEEAKSVAESSDKEGWIFTLDYPSYIPFMKYAKKRELRKKMSLAFGAKGFHGDDLDNQKNVLKIAKLRYQRAQLLGFDTHAHFVLQERMAETPEKVDNFLNELLEKAKPAAEKEFAALEKFAKELDQIDRLEKWDSAYYSEKLKQNLFNLDDEKLKPYFKLENVIDGVFTVASKLYGLQFNETKEIEKYHPDVKTYNVTDENGNDVALFYADFHPRPGKRGGAWMTEYKSQYVKNKKEERPHVSIVCNFTKPTKSEPSLLTFNEVTTLFHEFGHALHGMLANTVYPSLSGPNVYWDFVELPSQVLENWCYEKEALQLFAKHYKTDEAIPMELVEKIKESSNFQEGMQTLRQLSFGMLDLSWHAINPSDIDDVKMHENKAFEATKLYPDVPENCMSTAFSHIFQGGYSAGYYSYKWAEVLDADAFEYFKEQGIFSKEVADKFKNNILSMGGTEHPMTLYKRFRGKEPQPDALLKRAGLIEK